One genomic window of Erinaceus europaeus chromosome 7, mEriEur2.1, whole genome shotgun sequence includes the following:
- the CKAP2 gene encoding cytoskeleton-associated protein 2, producing the protein MSAAAVPRDLQLPPSHRADSAFREQRRQKLKEHLLKRKTLFSLNRENQVLPREDQRAMASEDKVQQETKVLKLKTKMADKENVNKHTGSKSNITLEKSCNPLTPSKELTNSTIAVDTHNLETKNQSLQMTPTKDDPQSQHMTLSKAFHLKNNNKTKQMTAEKPKQDVNLPKRPVLGSYRGQIVQSKVNSFRKPLPVKDDNSSIAKKLPATFSGAIKPQPVNNSVKISSRSDGVSHIRAATKSVSTTYQNKQLVRPPIRSHHDKNQDPVKHSTISRTTANVTVRKGPNEKESRLHASVSSIKTSSSQDVKINRTLSRNMTSEIVSRPPLSTNPKLIEKSKVVDQRRHTIAKATTDGRAAWPKETAEERKARLSEWRASKGRTLKKPPSSVVTHPEPAKQNEKPIGSFWTTMAEEDEQRLFTEKVNKTFSECLGLISEGCPREEILAILNDLIKEIPDAKKLVKYWICLARIEPITSPIENIFTIYEKAILTGAQPIEEMRYAIVDILAMKSQEKTKSGGNIEETCITKEQVQEVNNEDTGVNLDSGKPEVKNEVHKNVAFQDYEKAQDRDTTKDPGSDVKTPNTSTSCLIKYNVSTTPHLQSVKKKMHIDETNSTFKELKFLTPVRRSRRLQKNSSKLPDMLKDHYPCVSSLEELTELGNETDAFICRPNAALYPMVLDAEIAEEK; encoded by the exons ATGAGCGCCGCGGCGGTGCCCCGGGACCTGCAGTTGCCCCCGAGCCACAGGGCGGATTCTGCCTTCAGAG aacaaagaagacaaaaactcAAGGAACACCTTCTAAAGAGGAAAACTCTGTTTTCATTAAACCGGGAAAATCAAGTATTACCCAG GGAAGACCAGAGAGCAATGGCATCTGAGGATAAAGTCCAACAGGAGACAAAAGTTttgaaacttaaaacaaaaatg GCTGATAAAGAAAACGTCAACAAACACACAGGGAGCAAAAGTAATATAACACTGGAAAAAAGCTGTAATCCTTTAACACCTTCTAAGGAATTAACCAATTCAACTATAGCAGTTGACACACATAACTTGGAAACCAAAAACCAAAGTTTGCAGATGACACCAACTAAAGATGACCCCCAGAGTCAACATATGACATTAAGCAAAGCATTTcaccttaaaaataataataaaacgaaACAGATGACTGCAGAAAAACCAAAGCAAGATGTCAACTTGCCGAAGAGACCTGTTCTTGGATCTTACCGTGGGCAAATTGTTCAGTCTAAGGTTAATTCCTTTAGAAAACCACTTCCAGTGAAAGATGATAATTCTTCAATAGCAAAGAAACTTCCAGCTACTTTCTCTGGAGCCATAAAGCCTCAGCCTGTAAACAACAGTGTTAAAATATCATCGAGAAGTGATGGTGTCTCACATATCAGGGCAGCCACAAAATCTGTCAGCACCACATATCAGAATAAACAACTTGTTCGACCTCCTATCAGAAGTCACCATGATAAGAATCAGGACCCTGTGAAACACAGCACCATCAGCAGAACCACTGCCAATGTCACAGTTCGCAAAGGGCCTAATGAAAAAGAATCACGGCTACATGCATCTGTATCTAGTATTAAGACCAGTTCTTCTCAGGATGTGAAAATAAATAGAACACTGTCAAGAAACATGACATCTGAAATTGTAAGCAGACCCCCTTTATCTACTAATCCCAAACTAATTGAAAAGTCAAAAGTTGTTGATCAGCGCAGACATACTATAGCAAAAGCAACCACTGATGGTAGAGCAGCTTGGCCAAAAGAAACAGCAGAAGAGAGGAA AGCTCGTCTGAGTGAGTGGAGAGCTAGTAAAGGAAGAACACTGAAAAAGCCTCCTAGCTCAGTAGTTACCCATCCTGAGCctgcaaaacaaaatgaaaaaccgATTGGGTCATTTTGGACAACCATGGCAGAAGAAGATGAGCAAAGATTATTTACTGAAAAAGTCAACAAAACATTTTCTGAATGTTTGGGCCTGATTAGTGAG GGGTGTCCAAGAGAAGAAATATTGGCCATACTGAATGATCTGATTAAAgagattccagatgctaaaaaACTTGTTAAATATTGGATATGCCTTGCACGTATTGAACCAATCACGAGTCctattgaaaatattttcacaATCTATGAGAAAGCCATCCTGACAGGAGCTCAG cctaTAGAAGAGATGAGATATGCAATTGTAGACATTCTGGCAATGAAGAGTCAAGAAAAAACTAAATCTG GAGGAAATATTGAAGAGACTTGTATAACCAAGGAACAAGTACAAGAAGTCAACAATGAAGATACAGGGGTTAATCTAGATTCAGGAAAACCAGAAGTAAAAAATGAAGTTCACAAAAATGTGGCATTTCAAGACTATGAAAAAGCTCAGGACAGAGATACAACAAAAGACCCAGGCAGTGATGTCAAGACACCCAATACCAGCACAAGTTGCTTAATTAAATATAATGTGTCTACTACACCACACTTACAAAG TGTAAAAAAGAAGATGCATATTGATGAAACAAATTCCACCTTTAAAGAGCTGAAGTTTCTGACTCCAGTTAGACGGTCTCGACGTCTTCAGAAGAACTCTTCTAAACTGCCAGATATGTTAAAAGACCATTATCCTTGTGTGTCTTCACTGGAAGAGTTAACAGAGTTGGGAAATGAAACAGACGCTTTCATATGCCGCCCTAATGCAGCACTCTATCCGATGGTCTTGGATGCTGAAATAGCAGAAGAGAAATAG